In the genome of Verrucomicrobiales bacterium, the window CATCCCGGAGGAAGTCGAACGCGAGCTAGAATGGCCCAAGTTGGCCTGGTTGCAGTATTTCTCGCTGTTGATTGTCGGCGTGATCGCCGTGGGCTGTTACCACTTCAACATCTGGGAAGGCCGCAAATTCCTCGAAATCCCGCGTCCACTGGACTACCTCGTGGTGGTCAACGTGCTGATGTTCATCGCGAACATCGGAGTGACGATGTGGAAAGGCAAGCGGAGCACGACCACCTCCATGGTCCTCTTCATGGGTCTGCTGTTCGCAGCGTTGCTCTATCTGCCCGGAATGGTTCAGGTCCGAAACCAAACCGTCGATTCCTTCTACCGCTGGTGGGTGGTGCATCTTTGGGTGGAGGGGGTCTGGGAACTCATCATGGGGGGCATGCTTTGCTACCTGCTCATCAAGCTAACGGGCGTCGACCGGGAGGTGGTGGAGAAATGGCTCTACCTCATCGTCGGGCTCACCTTCCTTTCCGGAATTCTCGGCACCGGACATCATTACTACTACATCGGGACACCTCGCTACTGGCTTATCGTGGGCGGAATCTTTTCCGCCCTGGAGCCGCTGGCTTTTTTGGGAATGGCGATCTATGCGCTGGCGATGGCCAAACGCGGGGAGCGCAAGCACCCAAACCGGATCGCGCTAACCTGGTCGCTGGGATGCGCCGTGATGTCCTTCGTGGGAGCGGGCTTCCTGGGCATGGCTCACACACTGCCGCAGGTCAACATGTATACCCACGGGACCCTGGTTACCGCCATGCACGGTCATCTGGCTTTCTGGGGGGCTTACGCGATGATCGTCCTGGCCATGATAGCCTACGCGCTGCCCCTCATGACGGGACGCAAGCTCTGGGACACTCCTTTGGCAAGCTGGGCGTTCTGGACCTCCAACATCGGCATGCTAGGCATGACGGGGGCATTGGCGGTCGCCGGAATCACTCAGGTGAACTTGGAACGCCGCATGGGACTCGATTTCATGCTGGTGCAAAAGGAAATCCAGGTTCACTTCATCGGCATGCTTTTGGCCGCGGCGCTGTTCACCGTAGGCATCGGCATGTTCATCGTGACGTTCTTCCGACATGGACTACCCAATGATGAAGCCCTTGGGACCGACGTGGCCGGGGATCTGGTCGCGGTTGGCAAATGAAGCAGGCCCCGCTTCGAGCCCATGCCTGAATCCATTCAACTTATGGCTGTATTCTATCTGCCCGTCGGAAAAGAAGAGGAGGTATTCCGCCACGCCTGGGGATGCCAATTGCCCCTGATGGTTAAAGGGCCCACCGGATGCGGCAAGACCCGCTTCGTCGAGCACATGTCCGAGGTGCTGCGGTTACCCCTCATTACGGTCGCGTGCAACGAAGACACCTCCGCCACAGACCTGCTCGGCAGGCATCTCCTGATCGGAGGCGAAACGCGTTGGGTGGATGGTCCAGTCACCAGGGCCGTGCGGCAAGGGTGCCTGCTGTATTTGGATGAGATTGCAGAGGCCAGGCCCGATGCCCTGGT includes:
- a CDS encoding cbb3-type cytochrome c oxidase subunit I, producing IPEEVERELEWPKLAWLQYFSLLIVGVIAVGCYHFNIWEGRKFLEIPRPLDYLVVVNVLMFIANIGVTMWKGKRSTTTSMVLFMGLLFAALLYLPGMVQVRNQTVDSFYRWWVVHLWVEGVWELIMGGMLCYLLIKLTGVDREVVEKWLYLIVGLTFLSGILGTGHHYYYIGTPRYWLIVGGIFSALEPLAFLGMAIYALAMAKRGERKHPNRIALTWSLGCAVMSFVGAGFLGMAHTLPQVNMYTHGTLVTAMHGHLAFWGAYAMIVLAMIAYALPLMTGRKLWDTPLASWAFWTSNIGMLGMTGALAVAGITQVNLERRMGLDFMLVQKEIQVHFIGMLLAAALFTVGIGMFIVTFFRHGLPNDEALGTDVAGDLVAVGK